A DNA window from Roseofilum reptotaenium CS-1145 contains the following coding sequences:
- a CDS encoding Na-K-Cl cotransporter, with translation MKKNSSSAEVSQISASDEPVKTGLGTFGGVYTPSILTILGVIMYLRFGRVVGSVGLIPTLAIVTLSTAITFLTALSISAIATDRVVRTGGAYYMISRSLGIETGGAVGIPLYFAQSLSIALYTIGFAESVAATFPALNQLYVGIITTILVGIVALTSASVAIKAQYFIMGAILLSLTSFAWGSALPDVTPMGWVGSPPENSTSFWAEFAVFFPAVTGIMSGVSMSGDLKNPIRSIPDGTLAAVGTGYVIYMILPVILAMRSDAGSLIAEPLIMQQMSWWGPAILLGVWGATLSSALGSILGAPRVLQALARDGVLPDWLSFLGSGSGREDEPRIGTIVTLGVAVALVSLGELDLIAPILTMFFLTTYMVLNVAAGIEGFLQSPSYRPAFKVPWYLSILGAIGCLAVMFLIDAMATVVAAIIVLAIFIWLQRQELEATWGDTRRGIWMAILREGLLQLDHAEDPKNWRPHLLVLSGIPRKRWPLIEIADALTHNRGLITISSVLPEGSRDLSQQAELQVMIREYVEKRGVQALVRVITAPDPFEGAVRLVESYGLGPLVPNTVLLGDSESPQRRDQYCEMIAQLHQAKRSILVFRENPERGFGKHRRIDIWWRGMQANGGLMLLLAYLLRTDIDWHQAQIFVKIIVTDEAAAESARLNLEQFIGQLRLGAIAEVIVSQGRLFEDILHESSQNADLIFLGLAKPDLIPAHQYPQYYETLHDKTANLPTLVYVLAAPDFDFEEVLTET, from the coding sequence ATGAAAAAAAACAGCTCAAGTGCTGAAGTATCCCAAATATCTGCATCAGACGAGCCAGTAAAAACGGGCTTAGGAACCTTTGGTGGAGTCTATACCCCTTCGATCTTAACCATCCTAGGGGTGATCATGTATTTGCGGTTTGGACGGGTAGTGGGTAGTGTGGGACTGATTCCCACATTGGCGATCGTTACCCTCTCTACTGCTATTACCTTCCTCACAGCCCTATCGATCTCTGCCATTGCCACCGATCGCGTTGTTCGCACAGGCGGTGCATACTATATGATTAGTCGCTCCTTGGGCATTGAAACCGGAGGAGCTGTCGGTATTCCCTTATATTTTGCTCAAAGCCTTTCTATAGCCCTCTATACCATCGGTTTTGCCGAAAGTGTCGCCGCAACCTTTCCCGCTCTTAACCAGCTCTATGTGGGCATTATCACGACAATTTTGGTAGGAATTGTCGCCCTCACTTCCGCCAGTGTTGCCATTAAAGCTCAGTATTTTATTATGGGGGCAATCCTATTATCACTCACTTCTTTTGCCTGGGGTTCAGCTCTTCCTGATGTTACCCCGATGGGATGGGTGGGATCGCCCCCAGAAAATAGCACATCCTTTTGGGCAGAGTTTGCCGTCTTCTTTCCTGCAGTTACTGGAATCATGTCTGGGGTGAGCATGTCAGGAGACTTGAAAAACCCAATACGCTCGATCCCTGATGGCACTCTAGCAGCGGTAGGCACGGGATATGTGATCTATATGATTTTGCCGGTAATTCTGGCCATGCGATCGGATGCGGGCAGTTTGATTGCCGAGCCTCTGATTATGCAACAGATGTCCTGGTGGGGGCCGGCGATCTTATTGGGGGTTTGGGGAGCCACCCTATCAAGTGCCTTGGGAAGTATTTTAGGGGCCCCTAGGGTATTACAAGCCTTAGCCAGAGATGGAGTTCTTCCAGACTGGTTGAGCTTTTTGGGAAGCGGAAGCGGTCGAGAGGATGAACCGCGTATCGGGACAATTGTTACGTTAGGTGTGGCAGTTGCCTTGGTCTCTTTGGGAGAACTGGATCTGATTGCTCCCATTCTGACCATGTTTTTCCTTACCACTTATATGGTTCTCAATGTTGCCGCAGGTATAGAAGGCTTTTTACAAAGTCCCTCCTATCGCCCTGCCTTTAAAGTGCCCTGGTATCTGTCCATTTTAGGGGCGATCGGCTGTTTAGCGGTCATGTTCTTAATTGATGCCATGGCTACTGTGGTTGCCGCCATTATCGTTCTGGCGATTTTCATTTGGTTGCAACGACAGGAACTTGAAGCCACTTGGGGAGATACTCGGCGAGGGATTTGGATGGCTATTCTCCGGGAGGGACTGCTCCAACTCGATCATGCTGAAGACCCGAAAAATTGGCGGCCCCATTTATTGGTGCTATCGGGTATTCCGCGCAAGCGCTGGCCTCTGATTGAGATTGCTGATGCTCTCACCCATAACCGAGGATTAATTACCATTTCTAGTGTGCTTCCAGAAGGTTCGCGGGATCTGTCTCAGCAGGCAGAATTGCAAGTGATGATCCGCGAATATGTGGAAAAACGAGGCGTGCAAGCATTGGTACGAGTGATTACAGCCCCCGATCCTTTTGAAGGGGCGGTACGCTTGGTGGAAAGCTATGGGTTAGGGCCTTTGGTTCCGAATACGGTGTTGTTGGGGGATAGTGAATCCCCTCAACGACGAGATCAATATTGTGAGATGATTGCCCAATTACACCAAGCCAAACGGAGTATCCTGGTGTTTCGGGAAAACCCAGAGCGAGGGTTTGGGAAGCACCGCAGGATTGATATTTGGTGGCGAGGAATGCAAGCCAATGGGGGGTTAATGCTGTTATTGGCTTATCTGCTGCGCACTGATATCGATTGGCATCAGGCACAAATTTTTGTCAAAATTATCGTTACCGATGAAGCGGCGGCGGAATCAGCACGGTTAAATTTGGAACAATTTATCGGTCAATTGCGTTTGGGGGCGATCGCCGAAGTGATTGTTTCCCAAGGACGTTTATTTGAAGATATTCTGCACGAAAGTTCCCAAAATGCCGATTTAATTTTCTTGGGACTGGCTAAACCGGATTTAATTCCAGCCCACCAATACCCCCAATATTATGAAACCTTGCATGATAAAACGGCGAATCTACCCACATTAGTGTATGTGTTAGCAGCTCCCGATTTCGATTTTGAAGAGGTGTTGACTGAAACTTAA
- a CDS encoding homocysteine biosynthesis protein: MRTVAEINHKIRRQEAVVVTVEELKARVAESTVSEVAKQVDVIATGTFEPMESSGAMLNLGQTDPPIKIRQCWIDGVPAYSGFGAVDLYLGATQIAETREGETLKDRGGGQAIEDLIAGKSLHLRALGQSTDCYPRESFETNISKESINQFYLYNPRNLYQNFIVGVNGGDRPLYTYLGPLLPRLGNAVYANAGALSPLFNDPDLSWIGIGTRIFIGGAIGYITWEGTQHFPLQKRLPNRTPIGPAATLALVGDAKQMSREWVRGCYFKNYGPSLMLGVGVPLPVLNEEVVQCCAVQDKDLVAPIVDFSIPRRNRPTFGLVSYAQLKSGKITIEGTPVRTAPLASLYRARQVAIALKNWIDSGEFTLTEPVAAISRDRSFLPQDRILESTN, encoded by the coding sequence ATGCGTACCGTTGCTGAAATCAATCATAAAATTCGCCGCCAAGAAGCCGTGGTGGTTACCGTAGAAGAACTGAAAGCTAGAGTTGCTGAAAGCACGGTTTCTGAAGTCGCCAAACAGGTCGATGTGATCGCCACGGGAACCTTTGAACCCATGGAATCTTCCGGAGCAATGCTCAACCTCGGGCAAACCGATCCACCGATCAAAATCCGTCAATGCTGGATTGATGGAGTCCCTGCCTACTCTGGGTTTGGAGCCGTAGATCTTTATTTAGGAGCCACGCAGATCGCAGAAACACGAGAAGGCGAAACCCTCAAAGATCGGGGGGGAGGCCAGGCAATTGAAGACTTGATTGCGGGCAAATCCTTACATCTACGGGCCCTGGGTCAAAGTACAGATTGCTACCCCAGAGAATCCTTTGAGACCAATATTAGTAAAGAGAGCATTAACCAGTTTTATCTCTATAATCCTCGCAATTTATACCAGAACTTTATTGTTGGAGTCAATGGTGGCGATCGCCCCCTCTATACCTACCTAGGGCCCCTGCTGCCCCGCCTCGGTAACGCGGTATACGCCAATGCTGGGGCCCTTTCTCCCCTGTTCAATGACCCTGACTTAAGCTGGATTGGCATTGGGACACGGATTTTTATCGGCGGGGCGATCGGTTATATTACCTGGGAGGGAACCCAACACTTTCCCCTACAAAAGCGTCTTCCTAATCGTACCCCCATCGGCCCGGCTGCCACCCTTGCCCTCGTTGGAGATGCGAAACAAATGAGCCGAGAATGGGTGAGAGGCTGTTACTTTAAAAACTATGGCCCTTCCTTGATGTTAGGGGTAGGCGTTCCCCTACCTGTTCTGAATGAAGAAGTCGTACAATGCTGTGCTGTGCAGGATAAAGATCTGGTGGCTCCCATTGTTGATTTTTCCATTCCCCGACGCAACCGCCCCACGTTTGGCTTGGTTAGTTATGCCCAACTCAAAAGTGGTAAAATTACCATCGAAGGAACCCCCGTGCGTACCGCTCCCTTAGCCAGCCTCTACCGAGCTCGCCAAGTGGCGATCGCCCTGAAAAACTGGATTGATAGTGGTGAGTTTACCCTCACTGAACCGGTAGCAGCCATTTCTCGCGATCGCTCCTTCCTCCCCCAAGACCGGATTTTAGAATCGACGAATTAA
- the rarD gene encoding EamA family transporter RarD — protein sequence MQRVLIKLNIGIFYAVLAYGTWGLIPLYWKLFEALPEMEIICHRMIWSSLLLLVVSAMQQQLTEVKRLWRSPKTLAILLATAGLTSLNGGIYIYGVNSDRVLEASLGYFINPLFSIFLGFVFLREKLNIGQWIAVILVMIGVGYLIWEQGQIPWIAIGLALSFGLYGLVRKLSTIQPIPGLAVESLLIAPIALALVMHWAKTGSGNFGLSLPLTFLLFSCGLVAPLPLLWFNLAVKRINLSTLGFLQYIEPTIQLILAVFLYQEPFTRTHLISFSLIWIALAIYSSNSLISLNPNQKC from the coding sequence ATGCAAAGGGTCTTAATCAAGTTGAATATCGGCATTTTCTATGCTGTTTTAGCCTATGGCACTTGGGGGCTTATTCCCCTATATTGGAAGCTCTTTGAGGCGCTGCCAGAGATGGAAATCATCTGTCATCGGATGATTTGGTCTTCTCTGCTGCTATTGGTCGTGTCAGCCATGCAGCAACAACTCACTGAGGTGAAGCGGTTGTGGCGATCGCCGAAAACATTAGCTATTCTACTGGCTACAGCGGGCTTAACCTCCCTCAATGGGGGCATTTATATCTATGGGGTCAATAGCGATCGTGTTTTAGAAGCGAGTTTAGGCTATTTCATTAATCCTCTGTTCAGTATTTTCCTTGGCTTTGTGTTTTTGCGAGAGAAGCTTAATATTGGCCAATGGATTGCCGTTATCCTAGTGATGATAGGCGTGGGATATCTGATTTGGGAACAAGGCCAAATCCCATGGATTGCCATTGGTCTAGCCCTTTCCTTCGGATTATACGGTCTCGTCCGTAAACTTTCTACGATCCAACCCATACCTGGATTAGCTGTTGAAAGCCTACTGATAGCTCCCATTGCTCTCGCTCTAGTCATGCATTGGGCAAAAACCGGCTCGGGTAACTTTGGACTCAGTTTACCCCTGACCTTCCTATTATTTAGTTGTGGGTTAGTGGCTCCTTTACCTTTACTCTGGTTTAACCTAGCAGTGAAACGAATAAACCTCTCAACCTTGGGATTTCTGCAATATATCGAACCAACGATTCAATTAATTTTAGCGGTGTTTCTCTATCAAGAACCCTTTACTCGAACTCACTTGATCTCTTTTAGTTTGATTTGGATCGCTCTGGCCATTTATTCAAGTAATTCTCTGATATCCCTCAATCCAAATCAAAAGTGTTGA